The following are encoded together in the Diachasmimorpha longicaudata isolate KC_UGA_2023 chromosome 3, iyDiaLong2, whole genome shotgun sequence genome:
- the LOC135160203 gene encoding sodium/hydrogen exchanger 9B2-like isoform X1 — protein MANVQEENDQNEGNGSDETCCGRAIFCHPVIRNIPVNHAISSCLGEAITWSSILWLLTSLSILTVAFGTLYALIGPPMAPGGSIFGLFWLIVSSYALGWSLAYIPYLNIPPVFGMLLAGMIFRGTGIYDIHEEIGARTTGKIRTLCLTFIMIRAGLQLTTTAIQKHPYFLLCLALIPCTVEFLTLGLACKFILDYPWDWAFLTGTIVACLSPVVTVNCILALADKGYGEDRGMATLLCTAASIDDVHIVSLFSVCYSFVFTGDIFLITIFFSHPNESFHHVICYPDQDVHGFWSYVPGGVRDLLLGLTVGLVLGLIFAFLPHRNTKYVTWYRASSLILGSLMCTIGASKFAVTGGGYLATVSMSFVAARGWKLLSGITFDVTPLRRVSHFLWHFMQPVLVGIIGAEIDFTLWSPQRFGLHVICIIIGLVARSAFTILTTYRTPFTLKERVFVALAWLPKGTLQAALAPMALEEARLIDDEKEISLAMDVVRISVVAIVFLAPLGAIIMMVSGPLLLNRLEEDEINRNRELSFLRWTSLQPVYNNRQRNSSLRIPS, from the exons ATGGCTAATGTCCAGGAGGAAAATGATCa AAACGAGGGCAATGGCTCGGACGAAACATGCTGCGGCAGGGCAATTTTCTGTCACCCAGTAATCCGCAACATACCGGTAAACCATGCAATCTCATCGTGCCTGGGCGAAGCAATCACGTGGTCAAGCATCCTATGGCTATTAACCTCCCTGTCAATATTGACAGTTGCCTTTGGGACATTGTATGCTCTCATTGGACCACCTATGGCACCAG GTGGAAGTATATTCGGACTATTCTGGTTAATAGTATCCTCCTACGCTCTCGGTTGGAGTCTCGCGTACATTCCATATCTCAATATACCACCTGTATTTGGTATGCTCCTAGCCGGTATGATTTTCCGTGGTACTGGAATTTACGATATACATGAGGAAATTGGAGCCCGTACAACTGGAAAAATTCGGACTCTATGTCTGACATTTATTATGATACGGGCTGGCTTGCAGCTTACGACAACAGCTATTCAGAAACATCCGTATTTTTTGCTTTGTCTAGCACTTATTCCATGCACAGTGGAATTTCTTACTCTTGGATTGGCGTGTAAATTTATTCTGGATTATCCCTGGGACTGGGCATTTCTGACCGG AACAATCGTCGCTTGTCTGTCACCAGTGGTGACAGTGAACTGTATTCTAGCACTGGCAGACAAAGGCTACGGTGAGGACAGAGGTATGGCGACACTCCTCTGTACAGCAGCATCGATCGACGATGTTCACatagtttcacttttttccgtCTGTTACTCATTCGTCTTTACAGGTGACATTTTtctcattacaatttttttttctcatcctaATGAATCATTCCATCATGTAATATGTTATCCAGACCAGGATGTTCATGGCTTTTGGTCATACGTGCCGGGAGGTGTACGTGATCTTCTGCTTGGTTTAACCGTGGGTCTAGTGCTTGGAttaatttttgcttttttGCCCCACAGAAATACG AAGTATGTGACATGGTACAGAGCGAGCTCGCTCATCCTGGGATCTCTGATGTGCACCATAGGTGCTTCAAAATTTGCTGTTACTGGTGGTGGATACTTAGCTACAGTATCAATGTCCTTCGTAGCAGCACGGGGTTGGAAACTCTTGTCAGGTATAACATTCGACGTGACTCCACTACGTCGTGTAAGCCATTTTCTCTGGCACTTTATGCAGCCAGTGTTGGTGGGCATCATTGGAGCGGAGATTGACTTTACCCTGTGGTCACCCCAGAGATTTGGCCTGCATGTGATATGCATAATCATCGGTCTAGTT GCTAGAAGTGCTTTCACCATTCTGACGACCTATCGCACCCCTTTTACACTGAAGGAACGAGTTTTCGTGGCATTAGCATGGTTACCGAAAGGCACACTTCAA gcAGCACTCgcgccgatggcactggaagaGGCTCGTCTTATAGACGATGAAAAGGAAATATCCCTGGCCATGGACGTCGTACGTATATCAGTCGTGGCCATTGTCTTTCTGGCGCCACTGGGTGCCATTATTATGATGGTATCAGGACCATTGCTATTAAATCGTCTCGAAGAGGACGAAATTAATCGAAACAGGGAATTGAGTTTCCTCAGGTGGACGAGTTTGCAACCAGTATACAACAACAGACAGAGGAATTCTTCTTTGAGAATTCCGTCAtaa
- the LOC135160203 gene encoding sodium/hydrogen exchanger 9B1-like isoform X2: MANVQEENDQNEGNGSDETCCGRAIFCHPVIRNIPVNHAISSCLGEAITWSSILWLLTSLSILTVAFGTLYALIGPPMAPGGSIFGLFWLIVSSYALGWSLAYIPYLNIPPVFGMLLAGMIFRGTGIYDIHEEIGARTTGKIRTLCLTFIMIRAGLQLTTTAIQKHPYFLLCLALIPCTVEFLTLGLACKFILDYPWDWAFLTGTIVACLSPVVTVNCILALADKGYGEDRGMATLLCTAASIDDVHIVSLFSVCYSFVFTDQDVHGFWSYVPGGVRDLLLGLTVGLVLGLIFAFLPHRNTKYVTWYRASSLILGSLMCTIGASKFAVTGGGYLATVSMSFVAARGWKLLSGITFDVTPLRRVSHFLWHFMQPVLVGIIGAEIDFTLWSPQRFGLHVICIIIGLVARSAFTILTTYRTPFTLKERVFVALAWLPKGTLQAALAPMALEEARLIDDEKEISLAMDVVRISVVAIVFLAPLGAIIMMVSGPLLLNRLEEDEINRNRELSFLRWTSLQPVYNNRQRNSSLRIPS; encoded by the exons ATGGCTAATGTCCAGGAGGAAAATGATCa AAACGAGGGCAATGGCTCGGACGAAACATGCTGCGGCAGGGCAATTTTCTGTCACCCAGTAATCCGCAACATACCGGTAAACCATGCAATCTCATCGTGCCTGGGCGAAGCAATCACGTGGTCAAGCATCCTATGGCTATTAACCTCCCTGTCAATATTGACAGTTGCCTTTGGGACATTGTATGCTCTCATTGGACCACCTATGGCACCAG GTGGAAGTATATTCGGACTATTCTGGTTAATAGTATCCTCCTACGCTCTCGGTTGGAGTCTCGCGTACATTCCATATCTCAATATACCACCTGTATTTGGTATGCTCCTAGCCGGTATGATTTTCCGTGGTACTGGAATTTACGATATACATGAGGAAATTGGAGCCCGTACAACTGGAAAAATTCGGACTCTATGTCTGACATTTATTATGATACGGGCTGGCTTGCAGCTTACGACAACAGCTATTCAGAAACATCCGTATTTTTTGCTTTGTCTAGCACTTATTCCATGCACAGTGGAATTTCTTACTCTTGGATTGGCGTGTAAATTTATTCTGGATTATCCCTGGGACTGGGCATTTCTGACCGG AACAATCGTCGCTTGTCTGTCACCAGTGGTGACAGTGAACTGTATTCTAGCACTGGCAGACAAAGGCTACGGTGAGGACAGAGGTATGGCGACACTCCTCTGTACAGCAGCATCGATCGACGATGTTCACatagtttcacttttttccgtCTGTTACTCATTCGTCTTTACAG ACCAGGATGTTCATGGCTTTTGGTCATACGTGCCGGGAGGTGTACGTGATCTTCTGCTTGGTTTAACCGTGGGTCTAGTGCTTGGAttaatttttgcttttttGCCCCACAGAAATACG AAGTATGTGACATGGTACAGAGCGAGCTCGCTCATCCTGGGATCTCTGATGTGCACCATAGGTGCTTCAAAATTTGCTGTTACTGGTGGTGGATACTTAGCTACAGTATCAATGTCCTTCGTAGCAGCACGGGGTTGGAAACTCTTGTCAGGTATAACATTCGACGTGACTCCACTACGTCGTGTAAGCCATTTTCTCTGGCACTTTATGCAGCCAGTGTTGGTGGGCATCATTGGAGCGGAGATTGACTTTACCCTGTGGTCACCCCAGAGATTTGGCCTGCATGTGATATGCATAATCATCGGTCTAGTT GCTAGAAGTGCTTTCACCATTCTGACGACCTATCGCACCCCTTTTACACTGAAGGAACGAGTTTTCGTGGCATTAGCATGGTTACCGAAAGGCACACTTCAA gcAGCACTCgcgccgatggcactggaagaGGCTCGTCTTATAGACGATGAAAAGGAAATATCCCTGGCCATGGACGTCGTACGTATATCAGTCGTGGCCATTGTCTTTCTGGCGCCACTGGGTGCCATTATTATGATGGTATCAGGACCATTGCTATTAAATCGTCTCGAAGAGGACGAAATTAATCGAAACAGGGAATTGAGTTTCCTCAGGTGGACGAGTTTGCAACCAGTATACAACAACAGACAGAGGAATTCTTCTTTGAGAATTCCGTCAtaa
- the LOC135160180 gene encoding uncharacterized protein LOC135160180, giving the protein MEGVQKEEAQPKKKVENLMKNLMFRDMDITTRSSASTKELESIAETNLVLKDHKEMKCCVPGIARATFLMVFSPDGTKVASTHGNHNVCITDLTTGRNIRVLTGHPRTPWCIAFHPTTDIIATGCLGGQVRVWDLAGGSEIWNTEPQTVIASLAFHPTKRLLVIATYNEIHFWDWSEPEPFAVATTRNGKERVRYVAFDNTGRKLITGIGNVTPMESQWNRPPEAPNRSLHPDYWSNTDRTQSPPSAPRLHHLWNNGSVPQENVSGHGSQPEPFAAAPPPSVPPEPLRNYIRQSVQRSLINILRQQADFGIHPRNGHANSSPSQFENVTIEVRRNNYAPEESTASPMTTGTRGRHFIEWFMRDTSQLQDPPPPNAALSQSIPLQLNVYPSTFQRSVMLICSEINRNLYQTNLFQRYETLVKNTFRLPTRHLIDSTFRRGWGTGLSPMIAVFRGEINEILQANLTNWLRIPSLLENEREPIRISTRNMLESTRMNQSRRYQRITVLRRCLAHRAYLYSREFTDEMTSRMQNSLAHECNELSKLEVLFRQVCFVANGIISRLPVDLSSRPTDNEIADTVEDNPMFSDNINMPDSPRDGEISVRPSTSTSTRRLLARSSEETEGPSRRRRRLNDDIGVSYAGYNSATRNWVEVNDSSASSDEGQSPQGPSSGASNFTVSSRSAFQPSVRRNSIEQSSSLQSPQQRFQAWREISNPNRSFSSSQTPGVRRPTEERRTMRTNSFEGTLRQEDDSEGLGAFSRTLGSSFERNQFRSTPINEGPSGSFLSTSSGRTAEDDNGRSSSSEPDHSNNRQSQGQRLQELTEGVLFKLLERLGFRRFGEQESSHSHSRIQGESTNRHARIHQETREALLNMVRFTRDAAEPELRRRVQVRGHQPGTSSSREVRTTPWARRIQRLCAGLDEIRRGAMMNVESGSVGSSARPPPSDGDDEDSASSRMKLQELNKRLAELSERIWMLSETPGTVPSAEAPTTVPSAEAPTDSASSETPRRVEETDDHRLLLNRTDPITPFHRRLRMIVDRAPSSPSPRPRARPRDNDNEEGSLFPSTATNNVQNHEVLSRRLLIGILGQMQSNIHNFRLTAGPFSAYNRRNSTTTNNGNFDATDRPPSNIPTALEHEEEIEDGEEEDMIRPRPPYRAAPMAQSTRSSNEEEMVGERSGYGTWFREENSNSDSNHSDETTVNAEGMDRGLLSPVSANASRYEQPPLFPFRSLRENIKKNLLDTDKAQPGPSGSSDTRKSQPSTSLNFLQPHPSQADKSSDEDSSTSSITSSETSSSNQKSPRGLSKIPPATPGSQIPTEPSRAEPTEELNFRGWRGRRNHSNSHPVVQLNILISDIAFYRTQRTRWENFLARIRLLNLRNPEDSSESGSSCKKPRLDTAASSASQPGTSQENPGTSRTSSERFLGPEHMKMIDGLSHIIPEESEFEQLFFRRFLYHWNATNQRIRSRSLNPNNDHTYSNTPANSEEGDLLNPASAALRILSKWNPAIWNRREGGSSDDDDSSSDENPQPHQSYLGMREYRRMVSQLAKARAIDRTVEPVSQITDNSPYHQIVEFSALLVQHYNALSNSPQIVGRNDERNQNSSSHVAHNNHQDIHMSARLHLVNTLSSLSERYPDVTLARMKLFYNYFQLKMLLILSRQALELIDLLTAQTLLLFSEQQENMGRNNQSSTVTPREDNDVSDIEDPPPLGGAFDDPSNSGPLSSLRGPSTSSDNQGGSARFARHLSALKAFNERLISIIRNDVVDQMQLNRMHRVTEDEVFRRALRQWIPRTSPRSRQANSSERREEENVEEQIRRDNEDPRPFNVPVVQVNNVPVSDFNNLNTTDNQPRSSSSATFTRRVFNQLTRSPASHRLTTSLPGYSSGSTVTVVNNPEGERNIFGRMRTFPRPWIPQISWGGFSHSRHPGHVAAAGMAAGAAGAPGPDPGNDPGNDSDEVETRDQVPASMSLIHALEVQSYRIQAWDFSNAEIPDITDPKKNIVVKECKIHNDASIDISSDGKYLATLLPSGRFNVTTAVGVYSLQWETLGKRLYSTKVDQSVVSLSMSPTGQHLLVGLASRRVHALARPFPMAVIYKFVDRPEEEEEITSQTSPPDPPPRLYYDFIYNLQSNLNNYGINSFINNRGEREVKDNKKTMVLLRELQQANRETATHVSLNCIRWAPQPGQGMVYATNTGQLNILR; this is encoded by the exons ATGGAGGGGGTTCAGAAGGAGGAGGCCCAGCCGAAAAAAAAGGTGGAGAATTTGATGAAGAACTTGATGTTCCGAGATATGGACATAACAACTAGGTCTAGTGCCAGCACCAAAGAATTGGAGTCTATTGCTGAGACTAATCTGGTTCTGAAAGATCACAAGGAAATG aaatgcTGTGTCCCTGGAATTGCAAGAGCTACGTTCCTGATGGTCTTCAGCCCAGATGG TACAAAAGTCGCATCGACCCACGGTAACCACAACGTCTGCATAACAGACTTGACAACTGGCAGAAATATTCGTGTTCTAACCGGTCACCCCCGCACTCCGTGGTGTATCGCCTTCCATCCGACGACCGATATAATAGCGACAGGTTGTCTAGGCGGTCAGGTTCGTGTATGGGATCTCGCCGGTGGTTCAGAGATCTGGAACACCGAGCCGCAGACCGTAATCGCCTCCCTCGCGTTTCATCCGACCAAGCGCCTGCTGGTGATTGCAACCTATAATGAGATTCACTTTTGGGATTGGTCAGAACCGGAGCCATTCGCAGTTGCAACCACCCGTAATGGCAAAGAGAGGGTTCGGTATGTTGCCTTCGACAACACAGGTCGTAAATTGATAACAGGAATTGGTAATGTAACGCCAATGGAGTCACAGTGGAATCGACCCCCGGAGGCACCCAACAGAAGTCTCCATCCTGATTATTGGTCGAACACAGACAGGACACAATCGCCCCCGTCAGCACCCCGTCTCCATCATTTGTGGAATAACGGGAGTGTTCCCCAGGAAAATGTATCTGGGCACGGGTCGCAGCCAGAGCCCTTCGCTGCAGCCCCTCCTCCATCGGTTCCCCCGGAGCCCCTACGCAACTATATTCGACAGAGCGTACAGCGATCATTGATAAATATATTGCGGCAGCAAGCCGATTTCGGTATCCATCCGAGGAATGGCCATGCCAATTCTTCACCCTCACAATTTGAAAACGTCACCATCGAGGTACGACGCAATAACTATGCACCAGAAGAATCAACCGCAAGCCCTATGACTACTGGCACCCGGGGTAGACACTTCATAGAGTGGTTCATGCGGGACACGTCTCAACTTCAGGATCCTCCACCACCAAACGCGGCTCTCTCTCAATCTATTCCTCTCCAGCTGAACGTCTACCCGAGTACTTTTCAGAGATCCGTGATGCTAATTTGTTCTGAGATCAATAGAAATTTATATCAAACAAACCTTTTCCAGCGGTACGAAACTCTGGTGAAGAATACCTTCAGATTGCCTACGCGTCATCTAATAGATTCAACTTTTCGCCGAGGCTGGGGCACCGGTCTTTCCCCTATGATTGCAGTCTTCAGGGGGGAGATTAATGAAATCTTACAAGCGAATTTGACAAATTGGTTGCGAATCCCGTCGTTGTTGGAGAACGAGCGCGAGCCGATTAGAATATCCACAAGAAATATGTTGGAGAGCACTAGAATGAACCAAAGTAGGAGATATCAAAGAATAACGGTGTTGAGGCGTTGCCTGGCCCACCGAGCTTATCTTTATTCTCGAGAGTTCACCGATGAAATGACGAGTAGGATGCAAAATTCTTTGGCGCACGAATGTAATGAGCTATCGAAGCTTGAAGTGCTATTTCGTCAAGTGTGTTTCGTAGCTAATGGAATAATATCGAGACTGCCAGTAGATTTGTCCTCAAGACCAACTGATAATGAGATAGCTGATACCGTTGAAGACAATCCAATGTTCTCCGACAATATAAACATGCCGGACAGCCCTCGAGATGGAGAAATTTCGGTCAGACCCTCGACATCAACATCCACTAGGCGATTATTAGCTCGGAGTTCTGAAGAGACCGAAGGGCCTTCCCGGCGACGTAGGAGACTGAATGATGATATTGGTGTGAGCTATGCAGGATATAACTCAGCCACTAGGAACTGGGTGGAGGTAAATGATTCTTCAGCATCTTCCGACGAAGGACAATCTCCTCAGGGACCTTCTTCTGGTGCTTCAAACTTTACAGTGTCTTCGAGATCTGCCTTCCAGCCTAGTGTTAGAAGAAACAGCATTGAGCAATCCAGTAGTTTACAGTCCCCTCAACAAAGGTTTCAGGCTTGGAGGGAAATAAGCAACCCGAATCGGTCATTCTCTAGTTCCCAGACTCCCGGGGTGAGAAGACCCACCGAAGAAAGGCGAACAATGAGGACGAATTCTTTTGAAGGCACCCTGAGACAGGAAGATGATAGTGAGGGGTTAGGGGCATTTTCAAGAACCTTAGGCTCGTCTTTCGAACGTAACCAATTTCGTTCTACTCCCATCAACGAGGGGCCTTCTGGCTCGTTTTTATCAACATCATCCGGTAGAACAGCAGAAGACGATAACGGGAGATCATCCTCGAGTGAGCCTGATCATTCGAATAATAGACAGAGCCAAGGGCAGCGTTTGCAGGAGCTTACAGAGGGAGTGCTATTTAAACTGCTAGAACGTCTTGGATTTCGTCGCTTCGGAGAGCAGGAATCCAGTCACTCACATTCGAGAATTCAGGGAGAATCGACTAATCGACATGCAAGGATTCATCAAGAGACTCGGGAAGCTCTGTTAAATATGGTAAGATTTACCAGAGACGCGGCTGAACCTGAACTTCGCAGACGTGTTCAAGTAAGAGGTCATCAGCCTGGGACATCATCCTCAAGGGAGGTGAGAACGACTCCCTGGGCTCGAAGAATTCAGAGACTATGCGCCGGTCTGGATGAAATCAGAAGAGGAGCTATGATGAATGTTGAGTCGGGAAGCGTCGGGTCGTCAGCTCGACCACCTCCAAGCGACGGCGATGATGAAGACTCCGCCAGTTCACGTATGAAGCTGCAAGAATTGAATAAACGACTGGCAGAATTAAGTGAGCGAATATGGATGCTCTCAGAAACACCTGGGACTGTTCCATCCGCGGAAGCACCTACGACTGTTCCATCCGCGGAAGCACCTACAGACTCTGCGTCTTCAGAAACACCTCGACGGGTTGAGGAGACTGACGATCATCGACTGCTATTAAACCGCACCGACCCAATAACTCCATTCCACAGACGATTGAGAATGATAGTTGATAGAGCTCCATCATCGCCATCCCCTAGACCACGAGCGCGCCCTAGAGATAATGATAACGAGGAGGGTTCATTGTTCCCAAGTACTGCCACTAATAACGTCCAAAACCATGAGGTTTTGTCGAGGAGATTACTAATTGGCATTTTAGGGCAAATGCAAAGTAATATCCACAACTTCCGATTAACTGCCGGACCGTTTTCTGCATATAATCGTCGAAATTCTACCACCACAAATAATGGAAACTTTGATGCCACTGACCGCCCTCCATCGAACATTCCCACAGCTCTCGAGCATGAGGAAGAGATCGAAGACGGGGAGGAGGAAGATATGATCAGACCAAGACCACCTTACAGGGCTGCTCCCATGGCACAGTCAACTCGATCTTCGAATGAGGAAGAGATGGTTGGTGAGCGATCAGGGTATGGAACCTGGTTTCGCGAGGAGAACAGTAACTCTGATTCGAATCATAGTGATGAAACAACTGTGAATGCCGAAGGAATGGATCGAGGACTGCTGTCACCTGTCTCAGCTAATGCCAGTCGTTACGAACAACCTCCATTGTTTCCGTTCAGAAGCCTTCgagaaaacattaaaaaaaatttactggaTACTGACAAGGCTCAACCGGGGCCAAGTGGTTCCAGCGATACCAGAAAGTCACAACCGAGCACTTCCTTAAACTTCCTTCAACCACATCCGTCACAGGCCGACAAATCCTCTGATGAGGATTCCTCCACATCGTCAATCACAAGCTCAGAGACAAGTTCCTCTAATCAGAAGTCACCGAGAGGTTTATCGAAGATTCCACCAGCAACTCCAGGATCTCAAATTCCGACAGAACCAAGCAGAGCTGAACCAACTGAAGAGTTGAATTTCAGAGGCTGGCGAGGCCGTCGGAATCACTCAAATAGTCATCCAGTTGTCCAATTGAATATTCTCATCTCTGACATCGCATTCTATCGTACTCAGAGAACTAGGTGGGAGAATTTTCTCGCAAGAATTCGGTTACTAAACTTGAGAAACCCTGAGGACAGTTCGGAAAGTGGGAGCAGCTGCAAGAAGCCTCGACTGGATACAGCCGCGAGTTCTGCCAGCCAGCCCGGCACCTCTCAGGAGAATCCAGGTACCTCTCGCACCAGTTCCGAGCGCTTTCTTGGTCCAGAGCACATGAAAATGATCGACGGACTGTCTCACATAATTCCCGAGGAGAGTGAATTCGAGCAATTATTTTTCCGAAGATTTTTGTACCACTGGAATGCCACCAACCAGAGAATACGCTCTCGTTCGCTTAATCCTAACAATGATCACACGTATTCCAATACACCAGCTAATAGCGAAGAAGGGGATTTGCTGAATCCGGCGAGTGCAGCTCTTAGAATCTTGTCCAAGTGGAATCCAGCGATTTGGAATAGACGAGAGGGTGGGTCGTCAGACGATGACGACTCAAGTTCCGATGAAAATCCTCAACCCCATCAGAGCTATTTAGGTATGCGCGAGTATCGGCGCATGGTATCTCAGCTAGCTAAGGCTAGGGCAATTGACAGGACTGTTGAACCAGTATCACAGATCACGGACAATAGTCCCTATCATCAAATAGTCGAATTTTCAGCCCTTCTAGTTCAACATTATAACGCGCTTTCAAATAGTCCACAGATTGTGGGGAGAAATGATGAGAGAAATCAGAATAGCAGCTCACATGTAGCCCACAATAACCACCAAGATATTCATATGTCAGCAAGGCTACATTTGGTGAATACACTGAGCTCCCTATCAGAACGCTACCCAGACGTCACCTTGGCCAGGATGAAACTTTTCTATAACTACTTCCAACTAAAAATGCTCTTGATTTTAAGTCGCCAGGCCCTGGAACTCATAGATCTGTTAACCGCTCAGACGTTGCTATTATTCTCAGAGCAGCAGGAGAATATGGGGCGAAACAATCAGAGTTCCACAGTCACTCCAAGAGAGGATAATGACGTGAGCGATATCGAGGATCCTCCCCCGCTAGGAGGAGCATTCGATGACCCATCCAATTCAGGCCCATTATCGTCTCTGAGAGGTCCTTCAACTTCTTCGGATAATCAAGGAGGCTCTGCGCGATTCGCCAGGCATCTATCTGCATTAAAGGCGTTCAACGAGAGGCTAATTAGTATAATCAGGAATGACGTTGTCGATCAAATGCAATTGAATAGAATGCATAGGGTTACGGAGGATGAGGTTTTCCGCAGGGCTTTGAGGCAGTGGATACCCAGAACGAGTCCCAGGTCGAGGCAAGCAAATTCCTCGGAGAGGCGAGAGGAAGAGAACGTAGAGGAACAAATTAGACGGGATAATGAAGACCCCCGGCCATTCAATGTTCCTGTTGTTCAGGTCAATAATGTTCCTGTCAGtgatttcaataatttgaatACAACGGATAATCAACCGAGGAGCTCATCCAGTGCTACTTTTACAAGGAGAGTTTTCAATCAGTTAACCAGGAGTCCGGCTAGTCATAGATTAACTACCTCGCTTCCCGGTTACTCTTCAGGATCCACTGTTACGGTAGTTAATAATCCTGAGGGAGAGAGGAACATTTTCGGCAGAATGCGGACTTTTCCTCGACCCTGGATACCGCAGATCAGCTGGGGTGGCTTTTCACATTCCAGACATCCTGGACATGTTGCCGCTGCTGGAATGGCCGCTGGAGCAGCAGGTGCTCCAGGACCTGATCCGGGAAATGATCCGGGCAATGATTCGGATGAAGTTGAAACCAGAGATCAAGTACCGGCCTCCATGTCACTCATACATGCTCTTGAGGTTCAGAGCTACAGGATTCAAGCCTGGGACTTCTCCAATGCTGAAATACCGGATATCACTGATCCTAAGAAGAATATCGTTGTGAAGGAGTGCAAAATTCATAATGACGCGAGTATCGATATCTCTTCCGATGGAAAGTATCTGGCTACTTTGCTACCTTCTGGACGATTCAATGTTACTACTGCTGTAG GTGTTTACAGTCTTCAGTGGGAAACACTAGGGAAACGTCTTTACTCGACTAAAGTTGATCAGAGCGTTGTCTCCCTATCGATGTCTCCGACGGGTCAGCATCTGCTGGTCGGGCTGGCATCGCGTAGGGTTCACGCTCTTGCCCGGCCATTTCCAATGGctgtaatttataaatttgtgGATCGACCTGAAGAAGAGGAGGAAATCACTTCGCAAACCTCTCCACCAGATCCCCCCCCCCGACTTTATTATGACTTTATCTACAATTTACAAagtaatttgaataattatggcattaattccttcatcaacaataggggagagagagaagttAAGGATAATAAAAAGACAATGGTGCTGTTGCGGGAGTTGCAGCAGGCTAATAGGGAGACTGCTACTCATGTTAGTCTTAATTGCATCAGATGGGCCCCACAACCTGGCCAAGGCATGGTTTATGCTACTAATACTGGACAGTTAAATATTCTCCGTTGA